The Patagioenas fasciata isolate bPatFas1 chromosome 3, bPatFas1.hap1, whole genome shotgun sequence genome contains a region encoding:
- the MPC1 gene encoding mitochondrial pyruvate carrier 1 isoform X1, whose amino-acid sequence MKKSPEIISGRMTFALCCYSLTFMRFAYKVQPRNWLLFACHFTNEIAQLGQGARLIKHRMEKNK is encoded by the exons ATGAAGAAATCTCCAGAAATCATTAGTGGCCGAATGACATTTG CACTGTGTTGCTACTCCTTGACTTTCATGAGATTTGCCTACAAAGTGCAGCCAAGGAACTGGCTACTTTTTGCATGCCATTTCACTAATGAAATTGCACAGCTTGGTCAAGGAGCACGACTGATCAAACACAG gatggagaaaaataaataa